The Asterias amurensis chromosome 21, ASM3211899v1 genome has a segment encoding these proteins:
- the LOC139953374 gene encoding protocadherin Fat 4-like isoform X1: MNISTVLLLTLIILASTLQVIHTECIFQCGSEVCGSLDERDFNEETSPGNFYTAKVDSGAITSECKKDCEYYNLNDENVTFVGAMPDMEDLVKFPSGKTNWIFGEIEFSCTTAGGAELKLTLIVSVLNTNDNKATFVGKTEYEATIPELARPEVLLDFGDIVLKDTDRLLDQLTYNLLTEEAVPFEVSHMADSFNADGIIEFQVKVKNPPAVDFERNRQYNLTLAVTDAQDGVFKDHISSVTLIITVEDLDDNDPVFDHLNYAATIEEGTVGQLTVMPADINAYDQDLDLNVDVTYSITDIVGDCPADSLEIDANTGIIIVNNTRLKAGQCVIELTARQVDDDQRRARATLSLTISDIDTSCPGFVVTELTGRVDPEDTFVYEADGVDKLLLKVTDDDATFSGNLTLHDLDEHPFRLATEGTEQGAPTLYFNVTGSPVLTINQTYNLQVTVSASGNCTVERASVEITVQNLAPRFNQERYDTEITEGDMSIDPIETVSAVSLGASNKISYFLKSSTNGGENFFEVDRNSGEIFLTSVEVDAEQVEEFILFIEAMDRSWEPSRVSFAYVFVAVNDSNDNAPVFQDTPYEEVIPESGYNDPIFTVKALDADASDVLQYSLLTENSPFKINNEGGLSVVGVLDVDNVTDSQSEYILVVSVSDGENDVSVNVTILVMDVNDNPPMFDEDDYVWELPEGEPLTNETFEVTVTDKDIDANITFSLEEGSDDRFQLLNSKIGEITVDGTFDRETKAEIMVVVLATDGEYTSETTVIVNITDINDNNPEFIVSSSTSLEVAENAAIGTSVFSFMVIDADEPGTDNTQIMLVIQDETDFGVKVADDGDGYQLFVNGTLDRETRETYEMSIVASNPGFPEVSATLNVTVTLLDVNDNAPEFLVTEEDIALETAATFDLIASLSVIDRDIEPNYFKFSSSGENSDLFFVSPTDEGCLVFLKSNLELSSERYILDITVWNPDSPELKGDHSTIRLRFFYGELPCFEIVPKDPEVTRVIPGDAEFVVLTMGVNVSDCSDPSAESDIMYNITRATYKKDLDTLYADDTDDVSINEMTGDLSLVSPSPGLYVVLVEAYNSSEGVVPSLTIRMYSTVEVRLTEVANNPPMFTAPEFTIPARILPVESGTELWDFGQNVTDADSPAFGNGELLFFIDGVECVGGCDASDVFNMTADGKLILAKDLTTVRTVNLTIRAQDRAEEPLNDKAHVSLGFRPASTGPPMFVDECETPILIQEESDEVDMLVCDLRAVSGDDLPVIYGFKGDEPGNFTINSATGEIFTTRAFDYDDSDRQFELLVFARTSDTSQETFTVVNVQIVDINDHAPEFLQDSYQFELDEDLNSACQNGSMLPGEWLVKATDDDSTLINQRVEYSIVGGSEDFTIDTTTGKISKQRCINAENYTSGVIMLIINATNPDAILQPMGSTSVSFVIRDLNDNAPIFDEASYVPVWVPYLMSDYLIKSVAAQDEDVSEYNSGVTYAFATDQDLNVYRYFTIGETTGEIRTTNVTGYNTEELFGDNNEIMIIVNARDNGSPPREADPQGIVAILYDPNNLNEPYFPEKDREQEISPPENAENWCDEFTPPYMSSSPEIIVLYSIIDVVPSNATLTFFLPENNQPKLCSSKSFDREQIGEYVITIKATSCNETEEDCSVSITRASLRDGAGRFSLDAVEANSGNADFSVVVITLRVEDISDATPEFDKDFIEGANKFIIAVPDNTPYGQIIFQAKATDDDAQSRLNYSIEYDDHSSTPNFVMDDLTGRLAIQDRVESYLSDVTFDLNEEQGAYDVTLKVNDDLTNQSYKASSEVEAKIKLLFIYEYAILVINKKPTDVSIESAALVECLSDELGLTLVVDSIEAHVILPRKVLFTYSPIEIDQKRTDVWVHMIDTKDGVKFVKYWDFKKLWDSNKGKSKCFSTDVTLRPPQPHSVVAEQFDESMIASFALLVMASFIGVCTVLMMVAILYMWHNVKLQGGRQISRRLDMLMLTENDQLSTQYSGVDNPGYEPDFVEEATTSIKEKDVKIDVGEQANLEDAGASAEPIEPTYANVPKVSIQALQSEPKSTLTKGPEHYESQEVVFDFPLEEESDTDTGVADFARIRTRAYPDNKEPSPDPASVEIVNEQPDKLDKADGDGAALMVSAEQQDKSDAQETTKDPTEAPSTETPTGDVAEEPVQDLCPLQPEDVSKELSKEQASVSELDSKQEAFDDLPLPPPPPPTPGEVSTDSEPATPKLDPKQATKELDDDIPLPPPPPEVLSNSNEKNKSTPSTPRSARSEGHSSSQSPSEGTPLTDFENGEIPDFLENIEITKL, encoded by the exons atgaaCATCTCAACAGTGTTGTTGTTGACGCTGATAATTCTGGCTTCAACTCTACAAGTCATTCATACAG AGTGCATCTTTCAGTGCGGTTCTGAGGTATGTGGTTCGTTGGACGAGCGTGATTTTAACGAGGAAACTTCACCAG GTAATTTTTACACCGCTAAAGTTGACTCGGGGGCCATTACCTCAGAATGCAAAAAAGACTGTGAATACTATAACCTGAATGATGAGAACGTCACCTTTGTAGGTGCGATGCCGGACATGGAAGAC CTAGTGAAGTTTCCCAGCGGTAAAACTAACtggatttttggtgaaattgagtTCAGCTGCACAACTGCTGGAGGAGCC GAGCTAAAGCTGACCCTGATTGTATCAGTGCTCAACACCAACGATAACAAAGCAACATTTGTCGGGAAGACAGAGTACGAAGCAACCATACCAGAG TTGGCGAGACCAGAAGTTCTTCTTGACTTCGGTGATATCGTACTGAAGGACACGGATCGCTTGCTGGACCAGCTTACCTACAACTTGCTTACCGAAGAA gCAGTGCCGTTTGAGGTCAGCCACATGGCTGATAGTTTTAACGCTGATGGTATAATCGAGTTCCAGGTGAAGGTTAAAAATCCTCCTGCCGTTGACTTTGAGCGAAACCGACAGTACAACTTGACTCTGGCTGTTACG GACGCCCAAGATGGAGTCTTCAAAGACCACATTTCATCAGTCACGTTGATTATTACTGTTGAGGATCTCGACGACAATGACCCAGTCTTCGACCATCTGAATTACGCAGCAACCATTGAAGAAGGAACTGTGGGACAACTCACCGTGATGCCAGCCGACATCAATGCCTACGACCAAGATCTGGACCTGAATGTTGATGTAACCTACAGCATAACAG ACATTGTGGGGGATTGTCCAGCTGACAGTCTTGAAATCGACGCCAATACAGGAATCATCATCGTCAACAACACGCGGCTGAAAGCTGGGCAGTGCGTCATTGAACTAACG GCGAGACAGGTTGACGATGATCAGCGTAGAGCAAGGGCCACTCTGTCCCTTACCATCAGTGACATTGACACAAGTTGTCCAGGCTTTGTTGTCACCGAGTTGACTGGTAGAGTAGACCCAGAAGATACCTTCGTCTACGAGGCTGACGGAGTGGACAAGTTGCTCCTAAAAGTCACTGACGACGATGCG ACTTTTTCAGGGAACCTAACTCTTCATGATTTGGATGAGCATCCGTTCAGACTTGCGACGGAGGGAACTGAACAAGGGGCCCCCACCCTGTACTTCAATGTAACTGGCTCGCCGGTACTGACCATCAACCAAACATACAACCTACag gtcacTGTTTCGGCATCAGGCAACTGCACCGTGGAGCGAGCATCAGTCGAAATTACGGTTCAAAACCTTGCCCCGCGGTTTAATCAGGAGAGGTACGACACCGAAATCACAGAAGGTGACATGAGCATAGACCCCATAGAAACA gtcTCTGCTGTGTCTCTTGGCGCTTCAAATAAAATCAGTTACTTCCTGAAGTCATCTACAAATGGCGGAGAGAATTTCTTCGAAGTCGATCGGAATTCTGGCGAGATATTTCTGACATCTGTTGAAGTGGACGCCGAGCAAGTAGAGGAATTTATTCTGTTTATTGAGGCAATGGACCGGTCCTGGGAGCCCAGTCG CGTCTCCTTTGCGTATGTTTTTGTAGCGGTAAATGACTCCAATGATAACGCCCCTGTCTTCCAAGACACTCCTTATGAAGAAGTGATCCCTGAGAGCGGATATAACGACCCAATTTTTACTGTCAAG GCTTTAGATGCAGACGCAAGTGATGTCCTACAGTACTCGCTGTTAACTGAAAACTCTCCATTTAAAATCAATAATGA AGGTGGCTTGTCCGTGGTTGGTGTGCTCGACGTGGACAATGTTACTGACAGCCAATCAGAATACATTCTGGTTGTTTCTGTTTCTGACGGCGAGAAC GATGTTTCGGTGAACGTGACCATCTTAGTCATGGATGTGAATGATAACCCACCCATGTTTGACGAGGACGATTATGTTTGGGAGCTGCCGGAAGGAGAACCATTGACCAATGAAACATTTGAG GTCACGGTGACGGATAAAGATATCGATGCAAACATAACATTCTCTTTGGAGGAAGGATCGGACGACAGATTTCAACTTCTCAACAGCAAG ATCGGAGAGATCACAGTTGACGGTACTTTTGACCGAGAGACCAAAGCTGAGATAATGGTGGTAGTTCTAGCAACGGATGGTGAATATACATCGGAAACAACA GTCATTGTGAACATAACAGACATCAATGATAACAACCCAGAGTTTATTGTAAGCTCCAGCACCAGCCTGGAAGTCGCTGAAAACGCAGCGATTGGAACTTCGGTGTTTTCGTTCATGGTAATTGATGCTGATGAGCCGGGCACCGATAACACTCAAATTATGCTGGTGATCCAAGATGAAACAG ATTTTGGAGTTAAAGTTGCCGACGATGGTGACGGCTACCAGCTTTTTGTCAATGGTACCCTAGACAGGGAGACCAGGGAAACGTATGAGATGTCCATTGTG GCAAGCAACCCTGGCTTTCCTGAGGTAAGCGCCACGTTGAACGTGACCGTTACACTGCTAGATGTAAACGACAACGCTCCCGAGTTTCTTGTCACCGAAGAGGACATCGCGTTGGAAACAGCTGCAACATTTGATCTT attgCAAGTCTGTCTGTCATAGACAGGGACATAGAACCAAATTACTTCAAGTTTTCTTCAAGCGGTGAAAACAGTGATTTGTTCTTCGTGTCTCCGACAG ACGAAGGCTGCTTAGTGTTCCTTAAATCCAACTTGGAGCTGTCCAGTGAGCGATACATCCTTGACATCACGGTCTGGAACCCAGACTCACCGGAACTGAAGGGAGACCATAGCACCATTCGCTTGAGATTTTTCTACGGCGAGTTACCATGCTTTGAGATTGTCCCTAAAGATCCCGAAGTTACGCGGGTGATTCCCGGAGACGCAGAatttgttgttttgacaatGGGCGTGAACGTCAGCGACTGCAGTGACCCATCTGCCGAGTCTGACATCATGTACAATATTACAAGAGCCACGTATAAAAAAG ATTTGGACACGCTTTACGCTGACGATACTGATGATGTTTCAATCAATGAGATGACAGGAGATTTATCTCTGGTGTCACCATCACCAGGACTGTACGTCGTCTTAGTTGAAGCTTACAATAGCTCAGAAGGTGTTGTTCCGTCATTAACCATAAGAATGTACTCTACG GTTGAAGTCCGACTAACTGAAGTAGCTAATAATCCACCGATGTTCACAGCACCAGAGTTTACTATTCCGGCTCGAATACTTCCAGTGGAGAGTGGAACAGAGTTGTGGGATTTTGGTCAGAACGTAACCGATGCGGATTCGCCGGCCTTTGGAAACGGAGAACTGCTCTTCTTTATTGACGGGGTCGAGTGCGTCGGCGGTTGTGACGCATCAG ATGTTTTTAACATGACCGCCGACGGGAAGCTTATTCTTGCCAAGGATCTGACAACCGTCCGGACTGTGAACCTAACCATCAGAGCGCAGGACCGTGCGGAAGAACCTCTAAATGATAAAGCTCATGTGAGTCTGGGTTTCAGACCGGCCAGCACGGGTCCACCGATGTTTGTCGATGAATGCGAAACCCCTATTCTTATACAAGag GAGAGCGATGAAGTGGATATGTTGGTTTGCGATCTGAGAGCAGTTTCAGGCGATGATTTACCGGTGATTTATGGCTTTAAAGGAGATGAACCTGGCAATTTTACTATCAATTCGGCAACTGGAGAAATCTTCACTACGAGGGCTTTTGACTATGACGATTCCGACAGGCAGTTTGAG CTTCTAGTGTTTGCAAGAACGTCTGACACAAGCCAAGAGACATTCACAGTGGTTAATGTACAGATTGTTGATATCAACGACCATGCCCCAGAGTTCCTACAG GATTCGTATCAATTTGAGTTGGATGAAGATTTGAATAGTGCCTGTCAGAATGGCTCAATGCTCCCTGGAGAATGGCTTGTGAAGGCGACGGACGACGACTCAACATTGATAAATCAGAGAGTAGAATACTCCATCGTTG GTGGAAGTGAAGATTTTACAATTGACACGACCACCGGGAAGATCAGTAAACAACGCTGCATCAACGCAGAGAACTACACTTCTGGCGTTATCATGCTGATCATCAACGCAACCAATCCGGATGCGATTCTCCAGCCAATGGGTTCCACCAGTGTCTCGTTTGTCATACGCGATCTAAACGACAACGCTCCGATCTTTGACGAGGCCAGTTACGTACCAGTATGGGTCCCGTATTTGATGTCGGACTACCTTATCAAGAGTGTTGCAGCACAAGATGAAGATGTG AGTGAATATAACAGTGGTGTAACGTATGCCTTTGCTACTGATCAAGATTTGAATGTCTATCGGTACTTCACAATCGGTGAAACGACTGGGGAGATACGAACGACGAACGTGACAGGATACAATACCGAGGAGCTGTTTGGAGACAACAATGAAATCATG ATTATCGTTAATGCTCGTGATAACGGATCCCCACCCAGGGAAGCAGACCCACAGGGTATCGTGGCCATCCTTTATGATCCCAACAACTTGAATGAACCCTACTTTCCTGAGAAAGACCGGGAGCAAGA GATCTCTCCACCAGAGAATGCTGAGAATTGGTGCGATGAATTCACGCCTCCATATATGTCATCGTCACCAGAGATCATCGTGTTGTATTCGATTATAGACGTTGTCCCAAGTAATG CTACTTTGACTTTCTTCCTGCCCGAAAACAATCAACCTAAGCTCTGCTCTTCAAAGTCCTTTGATAGAGAACAGATCGGCGAATACGTCATCACTATCAAAGCTACGTCTTGTAACGAGACGGAAGAAGACTGCAGTGTTTCCATCACAAGAGCTAGTCTGAGAGACGGAGCAGGGCGCTTTAGTCTGGATGCAGTGGAAG CAAACTCAGGAAATGCAGATTTCAGTGTAGTGGTCATCACACTCCGTGTTGAAGACATCTCTGACGCGACGCCAGAGTTTGACAAAGACTTCATCGAGGGCGCCAATAAGTTCATCATCGCAGTGCCGGATAACACTCCATATGGGCAGATCATCTTCCAGGCCAAG GCAACGGATGATGATGCGCAATCACGTCTGAACTACAGTATCGAGTACGATGATCACAGCTCGACGCCAAACTTTGTCATGGACGACTTGACGGGAAGACTAGCAATCCAAGACAGGGTGGAGTCCTACCTGAGTGATGTGACATTTGACCTGAACGAGGAGCAGGGAGCCTATGATGTCACTTTGAAGGTCAATGATGACTTGACGAATCAAAGTTACAAAGCCTCGTCTGAGGTGGAGGCTAAG ATTAAACTGCTGTTTATCTATGAATATGCCATCCTCGTGATCAACAAAAAGCCAACGGATGTGAGCATCGAAAGTGCCGCTTTAGTTGA ATGTCTCTCGGATGAGCTTGGTTTGACGCTTGTAGTCGACAGCATAGAGGCCCACGTCATCTTACCAAGAAAAGTGCTCTTCACATACTCCCCAATCGAGATTGACCAAAAAAG AACTGATGTGTGGGTTCATATGATCGACACAAAGGATGGTGTGAAATTTGTGAAGTACTGGGATTTCAAAAA ACTGTGGGATTCCAACAAAGGGAAGAGTAAGTGTTTCTCAACCGACGTAACCCTTCGTCCGCCGCAGCCTCACTCTGTCGTAGCAGAGCAGTTTGACGAGTCGATGATCGCGTCTTTTGCGTTACTCGTCATGGCTAGCTTTATAGGAGTCTGTACAGTACTGATGATGGTGGCTATCCTCTACATGTGGCACAA CGTGAAACTTCAAGGTGGTCGTCAGATTTCTCGTAGATTGGACATGTTGATGTTGACTGAGAACGATCAACTCTCGACCCAGTACAGCGGAGTCGATAACCCGGGTTATGAACCGGACTTTGTGGAAGAGGCGACTACTTCAAT TAAGGAGAAGGACGTGAAGATTGATGTTGGAGAACAAGCAAATCTTGAAGATGCAGGGGCTTCTGCGGAACCTATTGAACCAACATATGCTA ATGTACCAAAGGTATCTATTCAAGCTTTACAGAGCGAGCCAAAGTCGACGCTTACCAAAGGTCCCGAACACTACGAGTCACAG GAAGTGGTATTTGACTTCCCCTTGGAGGAGGAGTCTGACACGGACACTGGGGTTGCGGACTTTGCCCGCATTCGCACCCGGGCATACCCGGACAATAAGGAGCCAAGCCCTGATCCGGCAAGCGTGGAGATTGTCAACGAGCAGCCGGACAAACTGGATAAAGCCGACGGTGACGGAGCAGCTCTGATGGTTTCAGCCGAGCAGCAAGACAAGAGTGATGCTCAGGAGACGACCAAAGATCCAACAGAAGCACCTTCAACTGAGACACCAACGGGAGACGTAGCAGAGGAGCCAGTCCAAGATTTGTGCCCGCTGCAACCAGAAGACGTCAGCAAGGAGCTCTCAAAAGAGCAGGCTTCAGTCTCAGAATTAGATTCAAAGCAAGAGGCATTCGATGACTTGCCACTACCTCCGCCCCCACCACCAACCCCTGGTGAGGTTTCAACTGATAGCGAGCCAGCCACCCCAAAGTTGGATCCTAAACAAGCCACCAAGGAGCTCGACGATGACATCCCCCTTCCGCCACCGCCTCCTGAAGTACTCTCCAACAGCAACGAGAAAAATAAGAGTACGCCGTCCACTCCTCGATCCGCTCGCTCTGAAGGTCACAGCAGTTCTCAGAGCCCATCCGAGGGTACGCCTTTGACCGACTTCGAAAACGGTGAGATCCCAGATTTCCTTGAAAATATAGAGATCACCAAACTGTAA